A window of Luteitalea sp. genomic DNA:
TTGCGCACCTTGCCCAGCTCCTGGCCTGGATGCCTGGGTGGATCGGGCAGACGCTGACCAGCACCGAGTTGGACCTCGCCTCCGGCGGCGGCTACAGTGTCGAGAGCAGGGACACGCTGCTCAAAATGTTCGACGACAATGTACGCAGCTCCCGCGACGCCATTGCCGCGGCAAAAGATTCCGACTACGAGGTTCCTTGGTCGTTGAAAATGAAGGGGGCGGTGCTGTTCACGTTGCCACGCGGCACGGTGGTGCGGCAGCATATCAGCCATCTCAGTCATCATCGCGGGCAGATGACCGTTTACCTCCGGCTGCTGGACGTGGCGGTACCGTCAATCTATGGGCCCACCGCGGACGAGGCGTGGCAGGGCTAGCATTTCTGACTTGTAGAAGGTACATCGCGTAGAACATCGAGCTCTTCAGGATGGTGGCGAGCCCA
This region includes:
- a CDS encoding damage-inducible protein DinB; translated protein: MTIADTLLPEFDKEMAATRRLIERVPDDNPNWKPHPKSFSIAHLAQLLAWMPGWIGQTLTSTELDLASGGGYSVESRDTLLKMFDDNVRSSRDAIAAAKDSDYEVPWSLKMKGAVLFTLPRGTVVRQHISHLSHHRGQMTVYLRLLDVAVPSIYGPTADEAWQG